CGCCACCAAGGCCGTCGCCGCCGCGCAGGTCGTCGGCACCGGCAGCGACCTGTCGCTGAAGCTGGACTACAACACCAAGGCCGAGGGCGCCTACCCGCTCACCCTGGTCACGTACGAGATCGCCTGCGACAAGGGCAACAAGGCCGCCACCCTGCCGGCCACCAAGGCGTTCCTGCGCTACATCGCCAGCGAGGACGGCCAGGGCATCCTCTCGGGCATCGACTACGCGCCGATCCCCGACGCCATCATCTCCAAGGTCCGCACCACCATCGAGGGCCTGAGCTGATCCCAGTGGTGCGGTCCGGCGCCGGGGGAAACCCGGTCCGGACCGCACCCGTCCGGTGCACCGCCGCCAGGGGCCGCCCGTAACCCGGCCCCACCCGAGCCGCCCCCACAACCGCAGGCGGCTCCGCAGACCGGAGACCTCCATGGACATATCGACACACAACACAGACACGGACGACACCCCTCCGCCCACCGCCCCGCCGGCCGTGACCGCCGAGCAGAAGCGCGCGGCGCGCGGTGCCACCCGACCCGGTGACCGGATCTTCCTCGCCCTCTCCCGCGGTTCGGGCATCTTCCTGTTGGTGATCATGGCCGCGATCGCGGTCTTCCTCACCTACCGGGCCTACCTCGCCATCAGCAAGGACGACGCCAACTTCCTGACCACCTTCGAGTGGAACACCGGCCTCGTCCCGCCGAAGTTCGGCATCGCGGTCCTGGCCTTCGGCACGGTGGTCTCGTCGATCATCGCGATGGTGATCGCGGTCCCGATCGCCGTCGCGATCGCCCTCTTCATCACCCACTACGCTCCGCGCCGCATGAGCGGTCCCGTCTCGTACGTGATCGACCTGCTCGCCGCCGTCCCGTCCATCGTGTACGGCCTCTGGGGCGCCCTGGTCCTCGTGCCGCACATGGACGGCCTGTTCGGCTGGCTGAACGACTACCTGGGCTGGACCGGCGTCTTCTCCTGGGACGACGGCGCCCCGCGCTCGATGCTCACGGTGGGCATCCTGCTGGCCGTGATGATCCTTCCGGTCATCACCAACGTCAGCCGCGAGGTCTTCCGCCAGGTCCCGCAGATGCACGAGGAGGCGGCCCTGGCGCTGGGCGCCACCCGCTGGGAGGTCATCCGCATGTCGGTGATCCCCTTCGGCCGCTCCGGAGTCATCTCGGCCTCGATGCTCGGCCTCGGCCGCGCGCTCGGCGAGACGATGGCGGTGGCCACCGTCCTCTCCCCCGACTTCGACATCCACGCCAGCCTCCTCAACCCCGGTGGCGGCACCTTCGCCCAGAACATCGCCAGCAAGTTCAACGAGGCGACGGAGTTCGGCCGTGACGCGCTCATCGCCTCCGGTCTGGTCCTGTTCGTCATCACCCTGCTGGTCAACGGCGCGGCACGCATGATCATCGCCCGCCGCAGTGAGTACTCGGGGGCCAACGCATGAGCCACGCAGCAGCAGTAGCCGACAAGTCCCCGAGCACGCTCCAGGGCGCCAGCCTCCCGCGGTGGTCCCCCTGGGCCATCGCCGCCGGTTCGCTCGTCCTCGCGATCGTCATCGGCCTCGCCGGCGGCCTGGACAGCAAGATCCAGTGGGGCCTGATCGCCGGTCTCCTCTTCGTCTTCGGCACCTTCGGCATCACCGCGAAGGTGGAAGGCCGCCGCCAGGCGAAGGACCGGGTGGCGACGAACCTGGTCTGGGTGGCGTTCATCCTGGCCGTGGTCCCGCTGGTCTCCCTCCTCTGGACGACGATCCAGCGCGGCGTGAAGGTCCTGGACGTCTTCTTCCTCACCCACTCCATGGGCGTGGTGGCGGACAGCGAGCCGGGCGGCGGTATCTACCA
The sequence above is a segment of the Streptomyces asoensis genome. Coding sequences within it:
- the pstC gene encoding phosphate ABC transporter permease subunit PstC; protein product: MDISTHNTDTDDTPPPTAPPAVTAEQKRAARGATRPGDRIFLALSRGSGIFLLVIMAAIAVFLTYRAYLAISKDDANFLTTFEWNTGLVPPKFGIAVLAFGTVVSSIIAMVIAVPIAVAIALFITHYAPRRMSGPVSYVIDLLAAVPSIVYGLWGALVLVPHMDGLFGWLNDYLGWTGVFSWDDGAPRSMLTVGILLAVMILPVITNVSREVFRQVPQMHEEAALALGATRWEVIRMSVIPFGRSGVISASMLGLGRALGETMAVATVLSPDFDIHASLLNPGGGTFAQNIASKFNEATEFGRDALIASGLVLFVITLLVNGAARMIIARRSEYSGANA